The genomic segment GCTCAGATGTCCATTGCTAATGGAGACCTGCGCCAGGCGCTGCAAGACGCGTACGAGGCTACCGGCAAGAAGATCAACATCATCGCGTTCGATGCCTGCTTGATGCAGCAGGTTGAGGTCGCCCGTGAAGTAATGGATCACGCTAAGGTCATGGTCGCTGCCCAAACCAACTGGCCGATCGCGGGTTTTCCATATGATATTTTGCTTCAGTCCGTATCCAACCACGCCGGCGACAATGAAAAGACCGTGGCCGCAGCGATCGTCGAGTTTTGCGCGGACCGCTACGGATCGATCCAGCCCGCTTCGATGTCCGCAATTGACCTGGAATACATCGATGATCTTACGAAAAAGACCGCGGCGTTATATGAAACATGCAAATACGGCCGCCCCGCTGGAAATATCATTAACGTCAGGGACGCGGTCCAGACGATCCCGTTCATCGGTTCTACGCCCAGCCCGGACGACGATATTGTCGATTATGGTGATCTACTGAATGGTTTGAACAATGCGGCATTTTGCCGACCGCAAATCAATGACCTACATGAAGTCTATGCCAAAATCATCCTGCGGTCCGAATATTGGGGGGCTCAATATGCCGGCATCTCGGGACTTGATATCTGGTTCCCGCTGTATTACGAACAGTTCAAGCAGCTGTATTCTTACTACCGCCCGCTTACCTGGAACCAGTCGCAATGGCAGAGTTTCCTTAACTGGTTCTATGACCAGGACGATATCAGGCCAGAACCTACGTCCATCACCAGTATTGCGGTCACCGGCAATAATTACCGATCATCCTGGTATGATTCTTATGACCTTGCCGATGTTATTTATACGGCAATGCTGATGACCGACACCGTGTCCATTTTTCAAGATGACGCCGAAGACACATCGCAGTGGCAGCTTGACGGCTTCACGCTCAATCCTGATACGGCTCATTCAGGCTCTTTCTCGTTCTTTTCGGGCAACGCCAGCAACCTGGCATCAAGCATGACGACAAGACAGCTGATCGAGTTGCCTGGCGCGGGATTACTCAGCCTTTATATGAAATATCGAACCGAAGACATGAAGGATTCGATCATCATCCGCTTCGGTACCGGTCCGGCAGAATCTTATTATGGCAGTTCGAACGGCTGGATAGACCGCCGTATCCTCCTGCCTGCGGGAACATATCCGATAGATATCGAGTACCACACAAATGCCAGCACAAATAACGGCGGGTGCTATATCGACGATATCACGATCCAGGAATTGATCGATAGCCGCCAACTGCGCTCTGGTCTTATCGACACGACGATCTTCGTTTTCAACGAACTAAAAGGCGATTACCTGGCAGCAGTCCGGCCCTGCGATGCATACGGAAATACCGGCGACCTCAGCGCTTTTTATCATTTTTCGATTGAAGAATACGCGGCGCCATACTCGATACCAAATCCTTTCCAAGATGAATGCGCCATTGTGCTGGATTATCCCGATTCACTGCAGCCGGTCGTGAAAATATTATCCGTAAGCGGCCGCTTGGTCAGGCAATTCGGTTATGATGCGATCCATAACAAGCAGATATCATGGGATGGCACCGACCTTAACGGTCATCCGGTCAGCGCCGGACTTTATTTCATTGTCCTGCATGATAAAACATTTACCAGGATCGGTAAAATAGCGAGGCAAACATGACAGAACCAGTGATCATCGCGGATGGCGGCGCCGGCGGCCTAAGCTTTGCCGAGCGCCGTGAACAGGGGCTGGTTAAAGCGCTCAAGATCGGCTACGGGATATTGAAGAACGGCGGTTCAGCGTTGGACGCCGTGACAACGTCGGTCATGAGTATGGAAGATTCGCGCATTTTCAACGCCGGAACCGGTTCCACTCTCAGTCTGACCGGCGAGATCGAGATGGACGCGTCGGTCATGACCAGCGATCTCAAATTCGGCGCGGTCGCAGCCATCAGGAATGTCCGCTATCCGGTGAAGATCGCGCGGCTGGTCATGGAAAAAACCGACCACCTGCTCTTATGCGGGGAAGGAGCCTTGCGCTTTGCCCGGCTGATGGGCATCAAGTACTACAATCCCGTGACCAGGGAGCGCAAAGCCACATGGTCCAGGCAGCGTGCTAAACTTGATTTTACGGTCAAACGCAAACTGCCATCGGCAAAAGGCGTGAGCAGTTATTTTACCAGGCTGAACGAGATCGCCGAGCTCTACGGCACGGTCGGCGTGGTGGCGCTCGACAAAAGCGGCATGATAGCGGTCGGCACATCGACAGGCGGCATTTCGCTGCATCTGCCCGGACGTGTCGGCGACACGCCTGTGATCGGCGGTGGCACCTACGCGGACGAACGCGGCGGTGCGTCGGCGACCGGCCACGGCGAATCGATAATGCAGCATCTCATCGCGTTCCGCGCCGTGCAGGCGATGAGCCGCAGGCCCGCGGCCGCGGCAGGCCGTAATATCATCGCTTATGCGAACAAAGTGGGCTGCCGATGCGGGGTCGTCGGACTGGATGCAAAAGGCGGGATCCTGTGCGTGCACAATACCGGTGGCATGTCATGGGCTTATATAAAGGGCGGTGGTTTAAAGACGTTCCGGAAATAGCGGTTTAACTCATTTGAGTATAAAGCCGGATGGTATATCATCCTTGATCAGCGTGCTGTCCCGCAGCCGCCTTTTTTCCGGTGTAACGTAGAATTGCGTGCGTTTCCTTTCCTCTCCCATCGAATACACTTCGATCGCTGAGCGTCCATCTAACGGGCACCGCGATTCGCAGATCCCGCAGCCCATGCAGATGCGTTCGTCCACGTAGGGCCTGGTCAGCCTGACGCCTTGTATTGTCTCGGTGCGCGAGGTTATGGCATTGTACTGGCAGGCTTCATCACAGATCAAACAGACCTTATCTTGTTCCCAGGCAATACAACGTGACCGGTCGATCACGGCGGTCCCAAGCCGCGCAAAACTTTTTTCCTCAAGGCTCAGTTTCCGGATGGCTGAGGTCGGGCACACCTGGCCACACCGGCTGCAATTTTTTTCGCAGCCGCCTATCCTCGGGACCAAACGCGGTGTCCATAAGCCCTCAAGTCCGGCTTCAAACAAGCATGGCTGCAAACCGTTCGTCGGGCAGACCTTCATGCACGTTGCGCAACGCACGCAGGCGTTCAGGAACTCGGGTTCAGGGACCGCGCCAGGCGGCCGGATCAGCCTAGCCTCAAGCCGGCCGTACAAAAGAGTCCTGCTCAAAGGCACCAATACGATTCCGGCAACACCCGCGGCTAAAACCTGACGCCTGGTCACGCTGAACCCGACGGGCTGCAGCCTAAGACCGTATTGCGCACTTTTTTCCTGGCAGGTATAGACGCAGCGCAGGCAGGCGATGCATTCGCCTGAGTCAATCTTCAAATTCTGAGCGTCGATCGCGTTGACCGGGCAGACACTTTCGCACGCGCCGCACTTCGTGCATTTATCCATCAATTTCACCTTGAACAGTGACACTCGTGCGGTCAGACCCAGCAATCCACCCAGGGGGCAGACAAACCGGCACCAGGCGCGCTTCACGAAAAACCCTGCTCCCAGTATCACCAACAGGTTCAACAGGGTAATCACGCCTTCCCGGAAAACCGCGGGCTGCACCGAACTAACTACGGAAGTAAAGAACGTTGTGATCGGATATGCAATAAGGGTCAGCGCTTGCTCAGTAATAACGAGCGGGTCAAAGAAATGCAGAAAAGAACTCCCCAGGACTGCGGTAACAACAAGAAAAACAAGCACAAGATATTTGACAGCGTCAAATTGCCGGCTCGTAATCGCTGCCGGTTGTTCACCGGTCAATCGGTCGGCAAGGTCGATGAGCGTGCCCAGAGGGCACGCGAAGCCGCAGTAGAAACGGCCGAAAACGAGCGTGCCGACAAGGATCACGATCGACAATAGAGATGCCGCGATGACCGCGCGGAAGGCAATGCTGGTTATGACCAATATCAAAGGATCAAAACTGAAAAAGAATTGCGGTGAATT from the bacterium genome contains:
- a CDS encoding clostripain-related cysteine peptidase, whose amino-acid sequence is AQMSIANGDLRQALQDAYEATGKKINIIAFDACLMQQVEVAREVMDHAKVMVAAQTNWPIAGFPYDILLQSVSNHAGDNEKTVAAAIVEFCADRYGSIQPASMSAIDLEYIDDLTKKTAALYETCKYGRPAGNIINVRDAVQTIPFIGSTPSPDDDIVDYGDLLNGLNNAAFCRPQINDLHEVYAKIILRSEYWGAQYAGISGLDIWFPLYYEQFKQLYSYYRPLTWNQSQWQSFLNWFYDQDDIRPEPTSITSIAVTGNNYRSSWYDSYDLADVIYTAMLMTDTVSIFQDDAEDTSQWQLDGFTLNPDTAHSGSFSFFSGNASNLASSMTTRQLIELPGAGLLSLYMKYRTEDMKDSIIIRFGTGPAESYYGSSNGWIDRRILLPAGTYPIDIEYHTNASTNNGGCYIDDITIQELIDSRQLRSGLIDTTIFVFNELKGDYLAAVRPCDAYGNTGDLSAFYHFSIEEYAAPYSIPNPFQDECAIVLDYPDSLQPVVKILSVSGRLVRQFGYDAIHNKQISWDGTDLNGHPVSAGLYFIVLHDKTFTRIGKIARQT
- a CDS encoding isoaspartyl peptidase/L-asparaginase, with the translated sequence MTEPVIIADGGAGGLSFAERREQGLVKALKIGYGILKNGGSALDAVTTSVMSMEDSRIFNAGTGSTLSLTGEIEMDASVMTSDLKFGAVAAIRNVRYPVKIARLVMEKTDHLLLCGEGALRFARLMGIKYYNPVTRERKATWSRQRAKLDFTVKRKLPSAKGVSSYFTRLNEIAELYGTVGVVALDKSGMIAVGTSTGGISLHLPGRVGDTPVIGGGTYADERGGASATGHGESIMQHLIAFRAVQAMSRRPAAAAGRNIIAYANKVGCRCGVVGLDAKGGILCVHNTGGMSWAYIKGGGLKTFRK
- a CDS encoding 4Fe-4S binding protein; translation: MKVKKHRIIRWAVQLFFLALFIFFFIQTSYISLINSPQFFFSFDPLILVITSIAFRAVIAASLLSIVILVGTLVFGRFYCGFACPLGTLIDLADRLTGEQPAAITSRQFDAVKYLVLVFLVVTAVLGSSFLHFFDPLVITEQALTLIAYPITTFFTSVVSSVQPAVFREGVITLLNLLVILGAGFFVKRAWCRFVCPLGGLLGLTARVSLFKVKLMDKCTKCGACESVCPVNAIDAQNLKIDSGECIACLRCVYTCQEKSAQYGLRLQPVGFSVTRRQVLAAGVAGIVLVPLSRTLLYGRLEARLIRPPGAVPEPEFLNACVRCATCMKVCPTNGLQPCLFEAGLEGLWTPRLVPRIGGCEKNCSRCGQVCPTSAIRKLSLEEKSFARLGTAVIDRSRCIAWEQDKVCLICDEACQYNAITSRTETIQGVRLTRPYVDERICMGCGICESRCPLDGRSAIEVYSMGEERKRTQFYVTPEKRRLRDSTLIKDDIPSGFILK